One Gossypium arboreum isolate Shixiya-1 chromosome 13, ASM2569848v2, whole genome shotgun sequence genomic window, TCTGTTAGCGGTTTACAGCATATTGCAGAATGACTAGAACAGTGTTCTGATTCTGAAATGTGTATACCTTTCTCTTGAAAAAAATCTTCCGGAACCGTGCCACGGTCTCTTGTTTGCACTTTCAGGTATAAGAGGGACAAAGGATCTTGAAGTTGAGTAGACAAAACATAATCTAACTCTTTCATTTCCCTTTTCTTAAATGACTTGGATTGCTTTACAATCACACTTTTTCCCTTCACAAATTTGGGGAATTCTAGGAAAtcctatatatattatataaagaaGGTATGGGAGCATATATGGAAACATTGAGTTCTAGAATAGTTCTTTGGGTTCCAAAATATTTCCTTAATTCTTAGCCTATCATTATGGAGCCACTATCAACTTAATTTAATTACATTAtataacattttaatttaatttgatcacATTacgtaataattaatttaatttaattaccaTATTATATACCTCAATATTAATCACatcatttaataatttaatttgaattgatttaggaATCAAATATAAATGTAACACTTATTTTTATTGAATTCATCGGGCAAGAAATGGGAAAAGAGTAAtcttttttctttatatatatatatatatgacaacatacatacacatatcatatcatatatgtAATAAAATAGAGTTTTGGAATAATTTTAGTAACAATTAGTTCTAAACCAGTTCTTAGACATCTGCCACCTATTACATGCTAACACATCAAcatggtttaatttcataattaagtgCATTTTATTAATACATACAATTGGTTCATGCATCGCACGGGTATACAAACTAGTACTTCCAATATAATGAGGGAAAGCTCTTTTAATGATTTCTTTCTGTTGTGATAGTAATCTCACGTATTTATTATGACCTAATTCTAGGGATCCACTAGCATAACATTAGGCATATCATATCTTTGACTTTCTTTGACTTTCCTTATTTATGTATCCAGTTACTAGTATAAATAGGTTGTGTAACATAATGTAAATATGCAAGTAGTATTTTTCACACAATTCTTTCCCCTATTTCTCTCTTATTTCTCACAGCCAGCAACTTTCTTCCTTCTTCCTCTCTCTTTCTCACTCAGGTTTACACTTTCATTTTCCTAGTAATTATTACTTCTTATGAAGGGAACATGGAGGAGGCAGTCCCACAATCATAAACGATATTCCCTCAAAAATCCTACTTATTAAAGGCCCTCTAATAGACAAAGGCATTATGGTTAAAGGTGAGTGCAAGGTACAGTTTTGGTGCTAGAACCCATATATCAATCAATGACCAAGGTGCAAAAAGATCGTTCACCTGACTGAAGAAGTACATACATAACCACGAAACCAGAAATACTATCAAAACATCATGTATAACACAGTGATTACCTCAATTTCCATTTTGAAAGACACTAGGCGTGCCATCGCTGCAGCAGCTGCATCTTGGTCAAAGCCAGAAATCAAATCCTACATTTTTTAAAGGAAGCTTGATTAGGTGAAACCTTGTAAATATTGCTAACTAAAAGTAAAGTTGAGAAGCTGGTCGTATATCATCCCAATAACTTAATAAATTCCCATTCTCAGTGGGGATTAGGAATGAAAAAAGAAcagacaagaagaagaagaagaagcaaaatCATTCATATTTATCTGAAGAGTGGGACAAAGGGGACTAGCAAGCTTTGGCATTCACTAAGAAAAATGTCAATCTAAGATCACCGAGTGACAAAGGATCATCTAAAACTATCATTTTCTTTAATATTTCATATATAAGTTTGGCTAAACTCCAGTTTTAGTCCTAGTACTAAGATTAATGTTCACTTTAGTCCATTAAAGTTTAGTTTGCAATTGCTAAGTAGATCATGTGTTGGACACATTAATTTTATAACTACAGAAATGAACTTAAGTCTTTAAGGTCATGTGGCAAGTTGCATCCAAGATACAAAATTTAGATTACGCCAAAAGAGAAACAGCATTTATATCATAATCTGATGaatataaaaaaggaaaatagaaGGGAAGAAATGTGCTGGACAAAGAGAAAAAGAACAAGAAAACAAGTGGAGGCATGGGGAGACACTATCAAAGAGGAATTTACTGAAAAAGCAAGGGCCAAAATCATTAAATGCATGCTTCATTGCCATCTCCGATAAGTATAATCTGTTTTCTAGTTTAGCTTAGACTGAGAAAAGCTGTGGTTGGGTTGGGTGGAGGAAGAGACAATCAAGGATAGGCATCACGTCATCGCTTTAGAGTGATGAAATCTTGTTGATACCATGGCTATTTGCACACCTAGGTACTGCAACATAAGGTCACTCTGCAACATACTGAAATCTTATTGATCCGTGTTCCATCAATCAACCTACATATtcatatttttcaagtatttcaatGTAAAAATGCTAGACGCTTTGCAACGGATTTCATATGTTGACCCCTTCTTCAAACATCCAAGCAAAAACATAAAGAAGACACacacaaataaaaagaaaaaaaaaacaattgtaCAATGCTTAAGTCCATCTAAGTCCTTAATTCTTGTCTCCGATAAATGACTATCAGATAAAATCACAGGAAAATTCACCATCCACATTAACTCGGATTTCTGTTTCTGAGAAGGTTACATAGGATACTTCAGGGACAAATTACATGCCTgttgttttcttttttcctcaTATGATTATCGCGTATTGAAAAGAAACATGAAACAGCAGGCAAATCTTTTATGGGAAACAGAATTGACTCCATTAACTACATTAGGAGCCAAAGGCTACCTGTATGCTTCCAGGTCCAGCAACCCATCTTCTTGAAAGAGTTGTAACACGAAGTCTCATTTCGCCGGAGCTATGCTGGTAACTGAAGAAAAATAACATTAAGTCCAAGCTGTTAGAATGATACCGACACAAGAAAAACAAGTATTTATGTAATGTGTATAAGGTAAGAGAGTTCATACAATGTTAGAAATTGGAAATAAAATTGACTGCTCGAGGACTGAACAGTAGCATCAGGGATGTCCTTCCTAACAATATCAAATACTAAACACAAAGTTGTAGCTTGATCAAGGCCACACATTTTCCATGCACTGGTGTTTCCCTGCCCGATGATGGTGTCAGAGCACAAAGGACTTCTCTGCACGTAGCTATTAACTATTAAATACCTTAAGTACAGACAGTAGAAAGCGGAAACCATGTAAGACTTTCAAGTTAGGGATAGGGAGGAGAGACAGGCCGGAGTTCTAGCCCCCCCTCCCTTTCTTATTCTcttccattctttttttttctttttttaaatttggtatttttaTACTTAAAAGAAGTAAAAAGAATAATTATTTGGTCCcccataaaatttataatttgatcctTTCTATCCCCCCCTGCCCCCTCAAATATAAAATTCTGGGCTTCATCCCTACTTTGAGTTATACCTTTTCAAGAGATGCACAGGGCCCAAGAACACCCTGAATTTTTAAGTCCTTTGAACAGTTTACCTCAAATATACCACTGCAAGCCAAGCAATACTTCATCAAGATTGTTCATTGTATACAGTTCTCATGAATTTATAAAATAGAGAAGTTATGGAACTTGTAATAGACAGCTCAATTGAACAAAATAAGGCATCCCAGAGAAATGAAATTTGGAAAACAATTAACCATGGTTCTCAATAGTACAATGAAAACTATTTGGGGTCAAGCCAAATATATGCTTTCAATGCTTACACATAATGAACTAATAAAGCTAATAAAGGCAAGAAGAACAAATAGTTCAGAGCTGGCCCATGTTACATACTATGCAACTGTGTAAAGGAGAAAGTCGCACAAGTCTAAGTTCAAAAGGCCTTACTTTGAAGATAGTCCGAGACCCTTGTCCCCTGACTGGAAAACACGCCTAAGCGTGTCCTTAAATACTGAATGGCCAAAACTTTCAGCAAGAACAACAAATCCGCCAGTTCTCTCAACAACAACTTTAAGTTCTGCAACACCAACCTATTGCAAAAAACGTAGCACAACGCAAGAATGTTATTTTAGCCAACACAGGAAATTTGATGGATGAAAGTAAGAAGCCACCACTAGAATGCTTGTAGAAATTATTATTAAGAATGTGTGCAAACACAAACCTGGTCAACGGCACAAGCAAAGAGATCGAGTACATGTCCTTGGTGCACAAGCTGCTTTGCAAGTGTTTCATAGAACTTAATAGCTTTATGATAATGGGGAGCAGAATCCTTATCCAGGTCCTTGTGGGAACGTATGGGTTCAGATAAATTCTTTGAGACAATCTAGAAGGAGATTAGTAAACAGGTAAATAAAATTAGTAGGAATCATGCATGTTGTCACGATGAATGACAAAATAACAGAGTAGCCATCCTTACAGCACCAGGGCCTTCAGTTGAGGGGCCACCAAGAAATGCCATGATTCGGGCTCCAGAACCAGGAAAGCATGCACCCAACAAACTGGCAGCCACACTCAAAGCAGTGCCTGTGGACCTGCTTGCCCGTTGATCAGCAGGAATGGGCCAAGGATCCTTTTGGAGCTCCTCCAAGACCTAGAAAAGCGAACAACTCGTTTAACATTTAATTAGACGTTGTTAAAAGGAAAATGTTGCTAATAACCTACAGAATTGATGGCAAACTCGCATTCAGAGGCAGGTAGAAGGAATCGTGCAATGCTATCTGAAGACAAGCCATCCCTGGCACCAGCAATGACACCAGTGAGGGGCTTGGGCTTGTTAAGGAAAAAGCCCATTTGCTCAAGAAGCTGGCCTTTTGGGACATCCTTGGAGCCTTTGAAGACATAGGTCTTAGGAGCGGTACTGAagccaatctcatgcaaatggaCAAGCGTGCCAAAGGTTATCAAACCAACAAGAGAGTTGTCGGGGAAGAGGCCAATGGCCTGGGACAATGCAGATTTGAGGAATGCCATTTCCTCTTCAATAATGGAAGTGTCAATCACGAACATGAAGACAGATTGAAGGCAGGCGGCCTCCCTAGGGGATTTGTACTCAATGGTGGTGTACTGAGGGAAGAGCTCAGCAGGTAGATTTTCTTCTGAGACAGAGGCATAGTGGGCAGGAAAGTGGCTGCGATGGAAACAGAAGGGGCAGATCCAAATCTTGGCGGCAAAATCCATGACACAGAAGGGGTTGAGGACGGAAGAGCAGTTGCGACAGCGAAGAGGAGCATAGGTTAGGACCAGCATGTTGGGGAATGGCTTGATTGGGGTGTAGATGGCAGAGACTGGCACCACACAGTTACCCGCCTCTTCCTTCGTCCCTGGCACCACATTCCACGTCATCCGAACCCCGTCTTGTGCTTCCAGCTCCATGAATTCTGCCATATTTCTTTTAGGTACGGTATGCAAGTAATGCAGCCTACTCTAcaccgcaaaaaaaaaaaaagaagaagcgaTTTTCTATGAAACAACGCGcaaagtacatatgcaaatattaTGAGAAACAATATGCAGATGAttcacaaaaataaaattataaatgaatGGCTAAGTCTTCTTACTCTAGAAACTAATGTCCATCAAAATGGTATGAATAAAGTTGCTGAAAGAATCACAAGTTAAACAAACAAAATCAAGCGGTTAGCAAATTACTCTACACCATAGTTCACTGAATTTAGAAAGAAGGCAAAGCAAAGTGGAAAATCAGTCTACAGATAAGCCAAGTTGGAGAATTCCATATTCATCAAAAGACTTGCAATAAGAGCTACGCAGACCATTCAAATATCTTATAAGTTTCAAAATTAAGCCACATAAATTCATCAACCTATGTTCTAACTCGATCTACGCCAAATCAACAACTGAATTATACAATGCTTAAGATTTAGAGGGTATTTGGAGAATGAGATTATCATCTGAGTCTAGAGAGACAAGCTtcaaattccttccttttttaaaaaattaaaacaaaaagcgGAAATCAAGTCACCTGAATCAACTTGAAAGCAAGCCTCTGATGGAGGAACCGGAATCGAATGCCCCACGATAGGAAGATGCCGAAGAACAATCACGATTCcttgaataattatacataatctTTGATCTTTAATATAACTAAAATCATTGTGAACGTAAAACAATttgtttatgataattttattttattttttcaatgaATTAAAAATTGAAGtataaaaagaaattaataaaaggaaatataaaaaatcaatgaattttttaataattcatgaagtattataaattaattttcaaaacaaaagaaaacaaataaatcTAATTAATTGAAGGAAAAAAACGCAATTAATGTTAACTATAGGagaaaaattctaagaaaaaaatgGTAAGGTTTGCAGTTTTACAATGTTCATGCATAACATTAAAATTTGTTATatctataatattattttttggattttaattaattaaaattaggaatatattattttataattaaaataaattatggtAATTTAACTTTTACACTTTGATCCttcctaaaaataataaaaattagaatttaaattCAATGCTTGATAAAAAATTTTGATTTCGCCCCTGCGCTAACTAGGTAATGAACTGACAATACTCAGCAGCAGAATCCTTTTCCTTAGCAGCTCACGAATCTCATCCATAGGCTGAGGATTTGGCCAAATAGTCCTCTGGTAAATTAGATTCCCGATAAACATGCTTGATCCTGATGTAGTCTATGACAGCCATCAGGTTCTGTATTCGACCTGCTAACACAACAGTCCCAATCTTCTTTAATGGCATATTAACCACTTGGAGACTATCACACTCAGTTACCAGCCGATTGAATCCATACGTTTTAGCAAGCTTTATTCCATCAAACACCAGCTTGAACAGCAATGCAACATCCTATATTCCTCCCAAAGCCTAGTAACCATTGCCCATTGATCCATGAGCAGAACTAGGCTGCATGGCACCATCCACATTCAACTTTATCCATCCTACAGCCGGCTTCTTCCAAGTATTAGCTCTGTCATCTCTTGAATGCAAGTTATTCGAAACAACAGGCCTGTAGGCAGAGTATGAAGCCCACCTACACGCCCATTCGATGACCTGTTGGGAATTTTCTCCAAAGAAACCAGCAAAGATAACCAAAAACATAACAGCAGTTAATCTAATCCGTTCCCGAAGCGACAAATTGAAGAAAACTTGCTTATAACTAGCAGGAACAGATTGATTCCATACATGGTGGCAACTGGACAATCTCTTAAAATATGAAGAATGGATTCAACACAACAGCCGCAAACTTCACAACTAGTATCATCCGTCATATGCCTTCGATCACTCTCCTCATTGGATAAAAGCCGATTATACAATAATAACCATAGGAAAAGTCGTACTCCTTGAAATCTACCAAATTTCCATGCTAGGGACCAGCTCGAGTCCTTTGGCTCTAAATTATACGCACAGGTAACTGATATGCGTTTGCCACCATGTAAACTCCAGTAGCAGTGTCTGTCCAGACGCAATTATTGGAATCTGATGGAGAAATACCTGCAATATGACATAAGTCTCCTTCCGGAAGTACATTCCTCAGAAAATCCCATCTCCAATTCCCGTCCTCGTCAACCAAGTCTCGAACTTAAAGTTGTCTTTCAATCAAATTAGGTGACACACAATGAGCGGCAAGAGGGCCTAAAGCCGATAACCAATCGTCCTCCCAGAAACTCATGCTTCGGCCATTACCTATGGACCAGTAAACATTCGTCCAAACATAAGAGGATGAGACGCGATTTATAGTAGTCGGGCAAGCATCAATCATCGTATACGTTGTGCGCATAATTCGAACCCACAACGTCTCTGTATTGGTTAACAGTGAAAGCCCAACTTCATAAGGAAAGAACGATCGTTAAAAGCCAATTTTCGAAATCCCAAGCCACATTGATCCCAATTCACAAGGGTCGGCTTCTTCATGTCATTCTTAGCTCCCCAAATAAACCTCTTAACAATCCTCTCAATTTCAATGCAAATGCttataggatttttttttttaataattagatTATTGATGTAAAAATACAATACaaacaaatatttttttaataaaaaataaataagtatattattgatgtaaaaatataatataagcaaataaataattttttaataaacataaaaaataatttttgataaaatataaataagtagATTATTAATGTAAAAATACAATGCAAATTAAAAGTTAACAAACTAAATGATGATGTATAtgacaaaaatttaaaataaaaaaatcatcttCTTCGTCGAGTCAAATGTGTGCTACAACTCAATGGGTGTCGGTTACGAAGAGGATTTCGTCACGGTTGGAGTTCCAGCTGATCATCTTAATCTCCATCTCCATCTCCACCTCCATTTCCATTTTGATCTTGATCTTCATCTTCAACATTATATTCATCCTATTCTTCCATGCTAGATTGCATTTGCACCCAAAGTTCCCATCGTATATCATCGATTGTCTTAATAGGTGGTTGCGAAGATAGCTCACCTCTAAAGAATAATGATTCTAGTGGTGTTTGCAACACTAttggaggaaaaatatatgatgTTGAATAACCATATTACGCATAGAATGCTGGAATTGTAGAGGGCTAAAATTGCATATCTTCATCGTTTTAATGAAAATGCATCCAACAAATTATGTTTTCCACACGTGACACCTAATCTTTCAAAATCGACAAAATCCCCtaaatttggaaaaagaaaacctaaatccctaacttttttttaaaaaaaataacataTTTCCCTTATAAGCTCAAGAAATATGACTATTTTTTCGTCttaatataaaaacaaaagattccaaattagaatgataaaaataaaataaaaagagatgCAAATTTTAAATTACTcatgtttcaaaattttattttctttctttcatttttctaactaatatttttattttattttttccaaaatatAGAACTTTCATATTTCCATTTTTTAACTCTTCCAAATTTTCCAATCTCTTTCTCACGCTCATCTTCTTCAAATTGCACCTCCATAACCATAATTTGAATACACTGACGCTAGTTTTACAATTTTTCCCATCCTTAATGAATGTCATAATGCTTCACCCGTTCTTCGTTTTAATGAAAACGCATCTCGTTTTACAAAGAAACCTCTTGTTTTTTTATGcctttaagtatatatattaacttattttTAAAAACTATTTAAGTTGCATTAGGAAATGAGATGAAGAAAGCAAAagcattatatattattatagctACACATGTGAGAACGAGAATAATGACAGAATAGCATAAACATGTTCGATGTGATTGCAATTTTGTTAATCTTATAATTATgaaaaacatttcaattcaaggcaattttaatgtaaaatataaatacaACATGAACACAcaaaatctaaa contains:
- the LOC108461582 gene encoding protein transport protein SEC23-like, which produces MAEFMELEAQDGVRMTWNVVPGTKEEAGNCVVPVSAIYTPIKPFPNMLVLTYAPLRCRNCSSVLNPFCVMDFAAKIWICPFCFHRSHFPAHYASVSEENLPAELFPQYTTIEYKSPREAACLQSVFMFVIDTSIIEEEMAFLKSALSQAIGLFPDNSLVGLITFGTLVHLHEIGFSTAPKTYVFKGSKDVPKGQLLEQMGFFLNKPKPLTGVIAGARDGLSSDSIARFLLPASECEFAINSVLEELQKDPWPIPADQRASRSTGTALSVAASLLGACFPGSGARIMAFLGGPSTEGPGAIVSKNLSEPIRSHKDLDKDSAPHYHKAIKFYETLAKQLVHQGHVLDLFACAVDQVGVAELKVVVERTGGFVVLAESFGHSVFKDTLRRVFQSGDKGLGLSSNGIFEVNCSKDLKIQGVLGPCASLEKRSPLCSDTIIGQGNTSAWKMCGLDQATTLCLVFDIVRKDIPDATVQSSSSQFYFQFLTFYQHSSGEMRLRVTTLSRRWVAGPGSIQDLISGFDQDAAAAAMARLVSFKMEIEAEFDPIRWLDKALIHICSRFGDYQKDTPSSFSLSPRFSIFPQFMFHLRRSQFVQVFNNSPDETAYFRMILNRENVANSVVMIQPSLISYSFQSVPEPALLDVTAIAADRILLLDSYFTVVIFHGSTIAQWRKAGYHDQPEHQAFAQLLQAPRDDADAIIKERFPVPRLVICDQYGSQARFLLAKLNPSASCNSDGHRPGGDIIFTDDVSFEVFLDHLQRLAVQ